A DNA window from Malus domestica chromosome 12, GDT2T_hap1 contains the following coding sequences:
- the LOC103449396 gene encoding ribosome production factor 2 homolog produces the protein MLQPQKGRATREPEGTQPKSLQVRTPKTGKARRELEKRAPKIVETGKKTLILHGRKTSNVVNSVLSDLYHLKKDSAVKFNRRNEDISPFESGGDTSLEFFSHKTDCSIFVFGSHSKKRPDNLVIGRTYDHHIYDLIEVGVENYKPLESFTYDKKLAPRVGTKPFVCFIGEGFESAGELQHLKEVLLDLLRGEVVEKLNLAGLDRVYVCTAISPKKVVLTQCALRLKKSGTVVPRMELVEVGPSMDLVVRRHRLPNESLRKEAMREGKNQPKKDKNIKQDLLRGKVGKINIPDQKIGDTVYYHTKVGDTFVPSKTKGVKRERREARMKHEGNERAPKVQDMLEPKKTKKLKRERRDPTTTEDAE, from the exons ATGTTGCAACCCCAGAAAGGAAGGGCCACAAGAGAGCCAGAGGGTACGCAGCCAAAGTCGTTGCAAGTGAGAACTCCCAAGACTGGAAAGGCCAGAAGAGAGCTAGAGAAGCGTGCCCCAAAGATC GTTGAGACCGGGAAGAAGACGTTGATTCTTCACGGTAGGAAGACGAGCAATGTGGTTAACTCTGTGTTATCGGACCTTTACCATTTGAAGAAGGACAGTGCTGTGAAATTCAACCGCAGGAATGAAGATATTAGCCCTTTTGAAAGTGGGGGTGATACTTCCCTTGAGTTCTTCTCTCATAAAACCGATTGCAGCATTTTCGTC TTTGGCTCTCACTCAAAGAAGCGGCCTGACAATCTTGTCATAGGGAGAACTTATGATCAccatatatatgatctcatagAGGTTGGGGTTGAAAACTATAAACCATTGGAATCATTTACATATGACAAGAAACTAGCACCACGTGTGGGCACGAAACCTTTCGTTTGCTTTATTGGAGAAGGATTTGAAAGCGCAGGAGAACTGCAACATTTGAAGGAAGTTTTGCTTGATCTGTTACGAGGAGAG GTTGTAGAGAAATTAAATCTTGCCGGTTTAGACCGTGTATATGTATGTACAGCTATATCTCCTAAGAAAGTGGTTCTTACTCAGTGTGCACTGCGACTGAAAAAATCTGGCACTGTAGTTCCACGGATGGAACTAGTTGAAGTTGGCCCCTCCATGGATTTAGTAGTTCGTCGGCATCGTCTTCCTAATGAAAGCCTAAGGAAAGAAGCAATGAGAGAAGGCAAAAATCAGCCCAAGAAG GACAAGAATATTAAACAGGACCTACTGCGGGGCAAGGTTGGGAAAATCAACATCCCGGATCAAAAG ATTGGAGATACGGTGTATTATCACACAAAGGTTGGTGATACATTTGTGCCTAGCAAAACAAAGGGAGTTAAAAGGGAGCGCCGTGAAGCTAGAATGAAACACGAAGGTAACGAGCGTGCACCAAAGGTTCAAGACATGCTTGAgcccaagaaaacaaaaaaacttaaaaggGAGCGCCGTGATCCTACGACTACTGAGGATGCCGAGTGA
- the LOC103449444 gene encoding heat stress transcription factor A-3 isoform X1, with amino-acid sequence MDPKDESHPKSPPTSAGFDPESIGLSAFRSEMSEPLMGSQSIPSSTSPLMEFEAFCSVNPLGAFDFTERVSIPTSSMGGGDAEDVVAPPRPLECLQGTPVPPFLSKTFDLVEDPSLDPIISWGSSGGSFVVWDPLEFSRLILPRNFKHNNFSSFVRQLNTYLGSSSEKNIFLSDYVLERGVHLLQGFRKVDPDKWEFVNEAFQRGQRHLLKRIQRRKSPQSLQIGASAEEGKSGVEGEIETLQKERSVLMQELVELQQQHWGTVNHMKVVNQRLQSAEQRQKQMFSFLAKMLQNPAFIARLQIKTRRKFVKHQQHELGKSDSTALDSNPVPFEQSPDYLSQVMTGKLGLGSVSTPFQFADPALDELAATQGFLKTPEQEGEGASSMATEDPFFKGKSVLSPQQEANPERYVSFQEDLANERTFPELFSPGMEIMIKQEDIWSMGFGVSAGMSSSSHELWGNPVNYDVPEMGVTGGLLDVWDIGPLQEAGGSGIDKWPAHDSAFDEPESSAGQPKEDASETTDP; translated from the exons ATGGACCCAAAAGACGAGAGCCACCCAAAGTCTCCACCAACTTCAGCTGGATTCGACCCGGAATCAATTGGGTTATCGGCATTTCGATCGGAAATGTCGGAACCGTTAATGGGTTCTCAGTCGATTCCTTCGTCCACTTCTCCTCTGATGGAATTCGAAGCCTTCTGTTCTGTAAACCCATTGGGTGCTTTCGACTTCACTGAAAGAGTTTCAATTCCGACATCGTCTATGGGCGGCGGCGATGCGGAGGACGTGGTTGCTCCGCCGCGGCCTCTGGAATGTTTGCAGGGCACTCCGGTGCCTCCGTTTCTGTCCAAGACTTTCGATTTGGTAGAGGACCCGTCGCTCGATCCGATCATATCGTGGGGCTCCAGCGGCGGCAGCTTCGTGGTATGGGACCCATTGGAGTTTTCCAGGCTCATCTTGCCGAGGAACTTCAAGCACAACAATTTCTCAAGTTTTGTGCGACAGCTTAATACTTAT TTAGGATCGTCCTCCGAGAAAAACATCTTCCTTTCTGACTATGTACTGGAGAGGGGAGTTCATCTTCTGCAG GGGTTTCGCAAGGTTGACCCAGATAAGTGggagtttgtgaatgaagctttcCAGAGGGGCCAAAGACATTTGTTGAAGAGGATCCAGAGACGCAAGTCACCTCAGTCTCTCCAAATCGGGGCTTCTGCGGAAGAAGGAAAATCTGGAGTGGAAGGTGAGATAGAGACGTTGCAGAAGGAGAGGAGTGTGTTAATGCAGGAGTTGGTTGAATTGCAGCAGCAGCACTGGGGCACAGTTAACCATATGAAGGTAGTGAATCAGAGGCTTCAGTCAGCGGAGCAGAGACAGAAGCAGATGTTTTCTTTCTTGGCCAAGATGCTTCAGAACCCGGCATTTATAGCCCGACTTCAAATAAAAACTAGGCGGAAATTTGTTAAGCATCAGCAGCATGAACTCGGTAAATCAGATTCCACAGCCCTGGATTCGAATCCAGTTCCTTTTGAACAATCTCCTGATTATCTTTCACAAGTTATGACAGGAAAACTGGGTTTAGGTTCAGTAAGCACGCCATTCCAATTTGCGGATCCTGCACTAGATGAATTAGCAGCAACACAAGGATTTCTCAAAACACCAGAGCAAGAGGGTGAAGGGGCATCAAGCATGGCAACCGAAGATCCTTTTTTCAAAGGGAAGAGTGTTCTGAGCCCACAACAAGAGGCTAATCCCGAGCGTTATGTCTCTTTCCAGGAGGATTTGGCGAATGAAAGGACTTTTCCGGAACTCTTTTCTCCAGGGATGGAGATCATGATCAAACAAGAAGACATATGGAGCATGGGTTTCGGTGTCAGTGCTGGTATGTCAAGTTCTAGCCATGAGTTATGGGGTAATCCGGTCAACTATGATGTGCCAGAGATGGGAGTCACGGGCGGTTTGTTAGATGTCTGGGATATCGGTCCCCTGCAAGAAGCAGGAGGCTCAGGCATTGATAAGTGGCCAGCCCATGATTCTGCATTTGATGAGCCCGAGAGTTCAGCTGGCCAGCCGAAAGAAGATGCATCTGAAACTACTGATCCATAG
- the LOC103449444 gene encoding heat stress transcription factor A-3 isoform X3 — MDPKDESHPKSPPTSAGFDPESIGLSAFRSEMSEPLMGSQSIPSSTSPLMEFEAFCSVNPLGAFDFTERVSIPTSSMGGGDAEDVVAPPRPLECLQGTPVPPFLSKTFDLVEDPSLDPIISWGSSGGSFVVWDPLEFSRLILPRNFKHNNFSSFVRQLNTYLGSSSEKNIFLSDYVLERGVHLLQGFRKVDPDKWEFVNEAFQRGQRHLLKRIQRRKSPQSLQIGASAEEGKSGVEGEIETLQKERSVLMQELVELQQQHWGTVNHMKVVNQRLQSAEQRQKQMFSFLAKMLQNPAFIARLQIKTRRKFVKHQQHELGKLGLGSVSTPFQFADPALDELAATQGFLKTPEQEGEGASSMATEDPFFKGKSVLSPQQEANPERYVSFQEDLANERTFPELFSPGMEIMIKQEDIWSMGFGVSAGMSSSSHELWGNPVNYDVPEMGVTGGLLDVWDIGPLQEAGGSGIDKWPAHDSAFDEPESSAGQPKEDASETTDP, encoded by the exons ATGGACCCAAAAGACGAGAGCCACCCAAAGTCTCCACCAACTTCAGCTGGATTCGACCCGGAATCAATTGGGTTATCGGCATTTCGATCGGAAATGTCGGAACCGTTAATGGGTTCTCAGTCGATTCCTTCGTCCACTTCTCCTCTGATGGAATTCGAAGCCTTCTGTTCTGTAAACCCATTGGGTGCTTTCGACTTCACTGAAAGAGTTTCAATTCCGACATCGTCTATGGGCGGCGGCGATGCGGAGGACGTGGTTGCTCCGCCGCGGCCTCTGGAATGTTTGCAGGGCACTCCGGTGCCTCCGTTTCTGTCCAAGACTTTCGATTTGGTAGAGGACCCGTCGCTCGATCCGATCATATCGTGGGGCTCCAGCGGCGGCAGCTTCGTGGTATGGGACCCATTGGAGTTTTCCAGGCTCATCTTGCCGAGGAACTTCAAGCACAACAATTTCTCAAGTTTTGTGCGACAGCTTAATACTTAT TTAGGATCGTCCTCCGAGAAAAACATCTTCCTTTCTGACTATGTACTGGAGAGGGGAGTTCATCTTCTGCAG GGGTTTCGCAAGGTTGACCCAGATAAGTGggagtttgtgaatgaagctttcCAGAGGGGCCAAAGACATTTGTTGAAGAGGATCCAGAGACGCAAGTCACCTCAGTCTCTCCAAATCGGGGCTTCTGCGGAAGAAGGAAAATCTGGAGTGGAAGGTGAGATAGAGACGTTGCAGAAGGAGAGGAGTGTGTTAATGCAGGAGTTGGTTGAATTGCAGCAGCAGCACTGGGGCACAGTTAACCATATGAAGGTAGTGAATCAGAGGCTTCAGTCAGCGGAGCAGAGACAGAAGCAGATGTTTTCTTTCTTGGCCAAGATGCTTCAGAACCCGGCATTTATAGCCCGACTTCAAATAAAAACTAGGCGGAAATTTGTTAAGCATCAGCAGCATGAACTCG GAAAACTGGGTTTAGGTTCAGTAAGCACGCCATTCCAATTTGCGGATCCTGCACTAGATGAATTAGCAGCAACACAAGGATTTCTCAAAACACCAGAGCAAGAGGGTGAAGGGGCATCAAGCATGGCAACCGAAGATCCTTTTTTCAAAGGGAAGAGTGTTCTGAGCCCACAACAAGAGGCTAATCCCGAGCGTTATGTCTCTTTCCAGGAGGATTTGGCGAATGAAAGGACTTTTCCGGAACTCTTTTCTCCAGGGATGGAGATCATGATCAAACAAGAAGACATATGGAGCATGGGTTTCGGTGTCAGTGCTGGTATGTCAAGTTCTAGCCATGAGTTATGGGGTAATCCGGTCAACTATGATGTGCCAGAGATGGGAGTCACGGGCGGTTTGTTAGATGTCTGGGATATCGGTCCCCTGCAAGAAGCAGGAGGCTCAGGCATTGATAAGTGGCCAGCCCATGATTCTGCATTTGATGAGCCCGAGAGTTCAGCTGGCCAGCCGAAAGAAGATGCATCTGAAACTACTGATCCATAG
- the LOC103449444 gene encoding heat stress transcription factor A-3 isoform X4: protein MDPKDESHPKSPPTSAGFDPESIGLSAFRSEMSEPLMGSQSIPSSTSPLMEFEAFCSVNPLGAFDFTERVSIPTSSMGGGDAEDVVAPPRPLECLQGTPVPPFLSKTFDLVEDPSLDPIISWGSSGGSFVVWDPLEFSRLILPRNFKHNNFSSFVRQLNTYGFRKVDPDKWEFVNEAFQRGQRHLLKRIQRRKSPQSLQIGASAEEGKSGVEGEIETLQKERSVLMQELVELQQQHWGTVNHMKVVNQRLQSAEQRQKQMFSFLAKMLQNPAFIARLQIKTRRKFVKHQQHELGKLGLGSVSTPFQFADPALDELAATQGFLKTPEQEGEGASSMATEDPFFKGKSVLSPQQEANPERYVSFQEDLANERTFPELFSPGMEIMIKQEDIWSMGFGVSAGMSSSSHELWGNPVNYDVPEMGVTGGLLDVWDIGPLQEAGGSGIDKWPAHDSAFDEPESSAGQPKEDASETTDP, encoded by the exons ATGGACCCAAAAGACGAGAGCCACCCAAAGTCTCCACCAACTTCAGCTGGATTCGACCCGGAATCAATTGGGTTATCGGCATTTCGATCGGAAATGTCGGAACCGTTAATGGGTTCTCAGTCGATTCCTTCGTCCACTTCTCCTCTGATGGAATTCGAAGCCTTCTGTTCTGTAAACCCATTGGGTGCTTTCGACTTCACTGAAAGAGTTTCAATTCCGACATCGTCTATGGGCGGCGGCGATGCGGAGGACGTGGTTGCTCCGCCGCGGCCTCTGGAATGTTTGCAGGGCACTCCGGTGCCTCCGTTTCTGTCCAAGACTTTCGATTTGGTAGAGGACCCGTCGCTCGATCCGATCATATCGTGGGGCTCCAGCGGCGGCAGCTTCGTGGTATGGGACCCATTGGAGTTTTCCAGGCTCATCTTGCCGAGGAACTTCAAGCACAACAATTTCTCAAGTTTTGTGCGACAGCTTAATACTTAT GGGTTTCGCAAGGTTGACCCAGATAAGTGggagtttgtgaatgaagctttcCAGAGGGGCCAAAGACATTTGTTGAAGAGGATCCAGAGACGCAAGTCACCTCAGTCTCTCCAAATCGGGGCTTCTGCGGAAGAAGGAAAATCTGGAGTGGAAGGTGAGATAGAGACGTTGCAGAAGGAGAGGAGTGTGTTAATGCAGGAGTTGGTTGAATTGCAGCAGCAGCACTGGGGCACAGTTAACCATATGAAGGTAGTGAATCAGAGGCTTCAGTCAGCGGAGCAGAGACAGAAGCAGATGTTTTCTTTCTTGGCCAAGATGCTTCAGAACCCGGCATTTATAGCCCGACTTCAAATAAAAACTAGGCGGAAATTTGTTAAGCATCAGCAGCATGAACTCG GAAAACTGGGTTTAGGTTCAGTAAGCACGCCATTCCAATTTGCGGATCCTGCACTAGATGAATTAGCAGCAACACAAGGATTTCTCAAAACACCAGAGCAAGAGGGTGAAGGGGCATCAAGCATGGCAACCGAAGATCCTTTTTTCAAAGGGAAGAGTGTTCTGAGCCCACAACAAGAGGCTAATCCCGAGCGTTATGTCTCTTTCCAGGAGGATTTGGCGAATGAAAGGACTTTTCCGGAACTCTTTTCTCCAGGGATGGAGATCATGATCAAACAAGAAGACATATGGAGCATGGGTTTCGGTGTCAGTGCTGGTATGTCAAGTTCTAGCCATGAGTTATGGGGTAATCCGGTCAACTATGATGTGCCAGAGATGGGAGTCACGGGCGGTTTGTTAGATGTCTGGGATATCGGTCCCCTGCAAGAAGCAGGAGGCTCAGGCATTGATAAGTGGCCAGCCCATGATTCTGCATTTGATGAGCCCGAGAGTTCAGCTGGCCAGCCGAAAGAAGATGCATCTGAAACTACTGATCCATAG
- the LOC103449444 gene encoding heat stress transcription factor A-3 isoform X2: protein MDPKDESHPKSPPTSAGFDPESIGLSAFRSEMSEPLMGSQSIPSSTSPLMEFEAFCSVNPLGAFDFTERVSIPTSSMGGGDAEDVVAPPRPLECLQGTPVPPFLSKTFDLVEDPSLDPIISWGSSGGSFVVWDPLEFSRLILPRNFKHNNFSSFVRQLNTYGFRKVDPDKWEFVNEAFQRGQRHLLKRIQRRKSPQSLQIGASAEEGKSGVEGEIETLQKERSVLMQELVELQQQHWGTVNHMKVVNQRLQSAEQRQKQMFSFLAKMLQNPAFIARLQIKTRRKFVKHQQHELGKSDSTALDSNPVPFEQSPDYLSQVMTGKLGLGSVSTPFQFADPALDELAATQGFLKTPEQEGEGASSMATEDPFFKGKSVLSPQQEANPERYVSFQEDLANERTFPELFSPGMEIMIKQEDIWSMGFGVSAGMSSSSHELWGNPVNYDVPEMGVTGGLLDVWDIGPLQEAGGSGIDKWPAHDSAFDEPESSAGQPKEDASETTDP from the exons ATGGACCCAAAAGACGAGAGCCACCCAAAGTCTCCACCAACTTCAGCTGGATTCGACCCGGAATCAATTGGGTTATCGGCATTTCGATCGGAAATGTCGGAACCGTTAATGGGTTCTCAGTCGATTCCTTCGTCCACTTCTCCTCTGATGGAATTCGAAGCCTTCTGTTCTGTAAACCCATTGGGTGCTTTCGACTTCACTGAAAGAGTTTCAATTCCGACATCGTCTATGGGCGGCGGCGATGCGGAGGACGTGGTTGCTCCGCCGCGGCCTCTGGAATGTTTGCAGGGCACTCCGGTGCCTCCGTTTCTGTCCAAGACTTTCGATTTGGTAGAGGACCCGTCGCTCGATCCGATCATATCGTGGGGCTCCAGCGGCGGCAGCTTCGTGGTATGGGACCCATTGGAGTTTTCCAGGCTCATCTTGCCGAGGAACTTCAAGCACAACAATTTCTCAAGTTTTGTGCGACAGCTTAATACTTAT GGGTTTCGCAAGGTTGACCCAGATAAGTGggagtttgtgaatgaagctttcCAGAGGGGCCAAAGACATTTGTTGAAGAGGATCCAGAGACGCAAGTCACCTCAGTCTCTCCAAATCGGGGCTTCTGCGGAAGAAGGAAAATCTGGAGTGGAAGGTGAGATAGAGACGTTGCAGAAGGAGAGGAGTGTGTTAATGCAGGAGTTGGTTGAATTGCAGCAGCAGCACTGGGGCACAGTTAACCATATGAAGGTAGTGAATCAGAGGCTTCAGTCAGCGGAGCAGAGACAGAAGCAGATGTTTTCTTTCTTGGCCAAGATGCTTCAGAACCCGGCATTTATAGCCCGACTTCAAATAAAAACTAGGCGGAAATTTGTTAAGCATCAGCAGCATGAACTCGGTAAATCAGATTCCACAGCCCTGGATTCGAATCCAGTTCCTTTTGAACAATCTCCTGATTATCTTTCACAAGTTATGACAGGAAAACTGGGTTTAGGTTCAGTAAGCACGCCATTCCAATTTGCGGATCCTGCACTAGATGAATTAGCAGCAACACAAGGATTTCTCAAAACACCAGAGCAAGAGGGTGAAGGGGCATCAAGCATGGCAACCGAAGATCCTTTTTTCAAAGGGAAGAGTGTTCTGAGCCCACAACAAGAGGCTAATCCCGAGCGTTATGTCTCTTTCCAGGAGGATTTGGCGAATGAAAGGACTTTTCCGGAACTCTTTTCTCCAGGGATGGAGATCATGATCAAACAAGAAGACATATGGAGCATGGGTTTCGGTGTCAGTGCTGGTATGTCAAGTTCTAGCCATGAGTTATGGGGTAATCCGGTCAACTATGATGTGCCAGAGATGGGAGTCACGGGCGGTTTGTTAGATGTCTGGGATATCGGTCCCCTGCAAGAAGCAGGAGGCTCAGGCATTGATAAGTGGCCAGCCCATGATTCTGCATTTGATGAGCCCGAGAGTTCAGCTGGCCAGCCGAAAGAAGATGCATCTGAAACTACTGATCCATAG